A genomic stretch from Anopheles nili chromosome X, idAnoNiliSN_F5_01, whole genome shotgun sequence includes:
- the LOC128729074 gene encoding post-GPI attachment to proteins factor 2-like → MDAVPGRVPPDETAPARTSADNTGIKSPQQHLPELPRQDSHQHRQHQHHQPHQQGWDMTDNAHSTLPGAIQRKSRPEERSKDRSGRSDDEGDRPRSRTSSDKLVVHLIIGFRDICVFTLVLPLGTLFVCFVSAYVFQPEEIHETHCRVYNIIPSISAITGVSPQRYLWRVSIALHIGPRFIIAFVYRNWYRAMADSLNDPGRLTKACRMINVVYWLNLIEISALCGVTYISNKENYPLHEKVFIIFMTTSLSYMLATLKLLKILQPDGPQTPNEEASLRYKQAFFALSIASTIGLILFFLKHRFLCQDLAFSWFALCEYIVASANMGFHCTTMLDFSTEHFLIAKNAKQYKKQHTSLGWKLD, encoded by the exons ATGGATGCGGTGCCTGGGCGAGTGCCGCCGGACGAGACGGCACCCGCCAGAACTAGTGCGGACAACACTGGCATCAAATCGCCGCAGCAACACCTGCCAGAGCTGCCGCGTCAGGATTCGCATCAACACCGCCAACATCAGCATCACCAGCCGCACCAACAGGGCTGGGATATGACGGATAATGCACATTCCACGCTACCTGGTGCCATCCAGCGGAAGTCACGCCCGGAGGAACGGAGTAAAGACCGGTCTGGACGTTCGGATGATGAAGGTGACAGACCCAGGAGCAGGACCTCCTCGGACAAG CTTGTGGTACACCTCATCATTGGCTTCCGTGATATCTGCGTGTTTACACTAGTGCTACCGCTTGGTACcttgttcgtttgcttcgtcTCCGCTTACGTCTTCCAGCCAGAGGAAATCCACGAGACGCACTGTCGG GTATACAACATTATACCTTCGATCAGCGCCATTACTGGCGTCAGCCCGCAACGATATCTCTGGCGCGTCTCGATCGCACTCCACATCGGACCGCGCTTCATTATTGCCTTCGTCTACCGGAACTGGTATCGCGCCATGGCGGACAGCCTCAACGATCCCGGC CGCCTGACGAAAGCTTGCCGGATGATCAATGTTGTCTACTGGCTTAACTTGATCGAGATCAGTGCCCTGTGCGGTGTTACTTATATCTCCAACAAGGAAAACTACC CACTCCACGAGAAGGTGTTCATCATCTTCATGACGACGTCACTGTCGTACATGCTGGCGACGCTGAAGTTGCTGAAAATCTTGCAACCTGACGGGCCGCAAACACCGAATGAGGAGGCATCGTTGCGTTACAAGCAGGCCTTCTTCGCGCTCTCGATCGCGAGCACGATCGGGTTAATACTGTTTTTCCTTAAGCATCGCTTCCTCTGCCAGGACCTCG CGTTTAGTTGGTTCGCTCTGTGCGAGTACATCGTGGCGTCCGCCAACATGGGCTTTCATTGTACCACGATGTTGGACTTCTCGACCGAGCACTTTTTGATTGCCAAAAACGCGAAGCAGTACAAGAAGCAGCACACCTCACTCGGATGGAAGCTCGACTGA